The following are encoded in a window of bacterium SCSIO 12643 genomic DNA:
- a CDS encoding outer membrane beta-barrel protein, whose product MKQYGLLIAFICITNLLSHGQGSKKSFRDELTVSLNRTVQLNKGIEPRYSFGFGAKHIFMANKIANILLGVEYNCIRFHSSFYYQGLYYGTADLNYKLHYLSVPLGIRINLQDNPTVFVETGVYMDFILNSNVQGTTHIFIPSKYGGYINSKEIDESIPIESNTGIYFAAGVKIPISKFELLIKPDFKLGFAPHIDRYTFCNHYFRLNLGVSF is encoded by the coding sequence ATGAAACAATATGGCTTACTCATCGCATTCATATGTATCACAAATCTCTTATCCCATGGTCAAGGTTCAAAAAAATCTTTTCGAGATGAATTAACCGTTTCGCTCAATCGGACCGTCCAACTTAATAAAGGAATTGAACCCAGATATAGTTTTGGTTTTGGCGCAAAACACATTTTCATGGCCAATAAAATAGCGAATATTTTGCTTGGAGTCGAATACAATTGTATTCGTTTTCATAGTAGCTTTTATTATCAAGGACTCTATTACGGTACTGCTGATTTAAACTACAAACTTCATTATTTATCCGTTCCATTGGGTATAAGGATCAACTTACAAGACAACCCCACTGTATTTGTAGAAACTGGTGTTTATATGGACTTTATACTAAATTCTAATGTGCAGGGAACTACTCATATTTTTATTCCATCCAAATATGGGGGCTATATCAACTCAAAGGAAATTGATGAATCTATCCCCATAGAAAGTAATACCGGAATTTATTTCGCTGCGGGAGTGAAAATTCCAATCTCAAAATTTGAATTATTGATAAAACCTGATTTCAAACTTGGGTTTGCCCCCCATATAGATAGATACACATTTTGCAATCATTATTTCAGGTTAAATCTTGGGGTCAGTTTTTAA
- a CDS encoding TetR/AcrR family transcriptional regulator, translating into MPKIVAQKEDWIQLGYELFSNQGISGIVIEKMAKQLVCNKSSFYWHFKSKKEFIHELIQFWIRIETEQVIQRTENASTPQEKLEQFLTIAFKNDPYLEFIYFLKRYASNKPEIQKIIDEVDQRRLSFTSQLFQELGYPQKEASIKADIFYKYLIGYHEMIKNKKQPKNYLKSVKSELKHFLDL; encoded by the coding sequence ATGCCAAAAATAGTTGCACAAAAAGAGGATTGGATTCAGCTGGGCTATGAGCTCTTTTCCAATCAAGGAATCTCGGGAATTGTTATTGAAAAAATGGCCAAACAACTCGTTTGTAATAAATCGAGCTTTTACTGGCACTTTAAATCAAAAAAGGAATTTATTCATGAACTTATACAATTCTGGATCAGAATAGAAACCGAACAAGTGATCCAGCGAACAGAAAACGCTTCTACTCCTCAAGAGAAACTAGAACAATTTTTAACCATAGCCTTTAAGAATGATCCCTATCTGGAGTTTATCTATTTCTTAAAACGCTATGCTTCCAATAAACCTGAAATCCAGAAAATCATTGATGAAGTCGATCAACGGAGATTGAGCTTTACATCACAACTTTTTCAAGAACTGGGATATCCTCAAAAAGAAGCTTCAATTAAAGCTGATATTTTTTATAAGTATCTCATTGGCTATCATGAAATGATCAAAAACAAAAAACAGCCAAAAAATTATTTGAAGTCGGTGAAATCGGAATTAAAACACTTTTTAGATCTATGA